The Elgaria multicarinata webbii isolate HBS135686 ecotype San Diego chromosome 11, rElgMul1.1.pri, whole genome shotgun sequence genome segment tttcccaaatatacgTGAAGTAGAGCtgctacttttctctctcttccttctgatgtACTTGCTTATGTTTGTTGAGAATATTGTCATCATCCTGGTGATTCGATTGGACTATCGCCTTCATACTCCTATGTATTTCTTCATTGGCAACCTGTCTTCTTTGGATATTGGTTTCACCACTGTTACTGTGCCTAAAATGCTGGTCAACATAGCTACTGACAGCAGAACAATATCCATCCCTGGCTGTTTTACTCAACTCTATATCTTCTACTTCCTTGGTTCAGCTGAATGTTTCTTGCTGGCATCAATGGCCTATGACCGATTCCTGGCCATTTGCAACCCACTACACTACACCACTCTGATGAACAAACGCATGTGTGGTTGGCTGGCCTTTGGCTCCTGGTTGGGTGGCTTCCTGGCACCAGTGTTGCCCTCAGCCTTCCTTTTCCGGCTGCCTTTCTGTGGTTCCAACGTTATCAACCACTTTTTCTGTGATGCTCCACCCATGTTGAAGCTCTCCTGCAAGAACATCTTCGAGGTTGAAATAATCAATTTCATTGTGGGGTCACTTGTGTTACTAACCTCTTTCTCCTTCACCATTGTCACCTATGTCTTCATAATTAGCACCATACtacacatccctacttctgaggGGCGGAAGAAGGCATTCTCCACATGTGctgtacatctcaccattgtcATCATATTCTTTGGCACCACCATCTTTATGTACATCCGCACTAAGACCATCCGTGCTTTTGACTTCAACAAGGTGGTCTCTGTGTTCTACTCTGTGATAACACCTGTCCTCAATCCCATCATCTACAGCCTGAGAAACAATGACATTAAGCAAGCCATGAAGAAGGTGCTGCTTCACAGGAAAGGACCAATGTCCAAGTGATCACAGGAAGGAACCTTCGGCTCTAAAGGAGTAACAACATTTATTATATGTAGGAAAATAAACGTGAATTATATTTACCATTTGCATTTCCACCAGCTGCCCCAAGGCTTCAAAAACAGAAATATTCTAGCAGCAAAAATAAGAAAACTTGGTAGCAAATTTATTGTGTAATAAatcccagaggagggcaaccaggatgatcaggggtctggaaacaaagccctatgaagagaaattgaaagaactgggcatgtttagcctggagaagagaagattgaggggagacatgatagcactcttcaaatacttaaaaggttgtcacacagaggagggccaggatctcttctcgatcctcccagggtgcaggacatggaataacgggctcaagttaaaggaagccagattccagctggacatcaggaaaaacttcctgactgttagagcagtatgacaatggaatcagttacctagagaggttgtgggctctcccacactagaggcattcaagaggcatctgtcagggatgctttagggtggattcctgcattgagcagggggttggttttgatggccttgtaggccccttccaactctgctattctatgattctatgaagcaataGGTTGAAATCTTATACACTGTTTCCTAGGAGTGTGCTCACTGTACTCAGTGgagttacatctgagtagacatgcatagggttgctaaTGGGACTTAGAAATTGTTTATGCACCATAATAATGCGttcgtttcttcttctttttatgtgTCACTTAAGGAAAGAAATTTCTCTGGTTCACATTCCAGCATAAACTACCTAATTTGCCCTTCCCAAATCAGTGCACAAATTGAAATGCAGTTATCCATTGGTATTAACTTTTTTCAGAAAGTTGTGATGCTgtctttcaatttatttattaaaaagaggTACAACAAATATTAgggaaaagtgcatacaaaaatgcatatattagtgaaaacacacaaacatgcatTATAATAGGAGAAAcgtcttttaaaatgtatatattaagcaAAATTGTAGACAACTGTggcatattaggaaaaatgcacatggatatcgagattaattttgtgtgaacttttaaatggaaatacatcgGAAAGCTGGTgggttctattatttatttacttatctaCTCAATTAATTAATTGCAGGGGTATCCAACACGTGATCTAGGAGTAGCTGATGTGGGGAGGCGGGGTGAGTGCATGAGATGACAGGCTGCTTTTTCCTTGTACAGATAGGCTGAAACTCCTTCTATCtcttagtggccctgttcagaagacaccttagaccacagctataatcatggtgaataagacaaaaaatcttattcactgtggttaaagctgtgatttaaggtgccttttgaatggggcctctctctctctctctctctctctctctctctctctctctctctctctctctatctcacacacacacacacacacacacacacacacacacacacacagagtcatgaCATGCATGCGTGAAAGAGACATCAGAGATCATACAGCACAGAGCTTTTTATTACCACAAACAAAGCACAATACATTTCAGTGGAGGCAGCTTACACGTTTTACTCTGAGTGATGAGTGACCAAGTGATATACACACTTGTGTGAACCAGCCACACGTCTCCCTTCCTTTCTCTTGTATTCCATTTGAATTAGGGTAGCTTCTGATGTGACAAAGAAGCAATGACAGACAATGCATTGTGTGCCTTGGTTCTGCTTTTTGTTGCTACTCTGCATTTCGTTGGGGTTCCAACTCTGACATTCCCTATTAcacaagaagaataaaaataaCCTCGGTTGTTGTTAGACATCATGAGCAGGAATGAGCAGGATGGCTTGTTTATGCTGTGAAAAGTTTTGGCAGGACCCGGAATGTATCCTATCTTCTCTACTGAAACTCTGCAGCAGATTCTGGAATCTAGAATTTCCTTCCTCCAGTGGTAAGTCTGGGACAGTTTtgcctagggctgtgcagccataGGCAATCCACTTTGGATCCACCTTGGAGGCTGATCCAGAGCTcccgaagcagccccaatccccctcagggctgcctcgggggttcctgaCCTGCCTCAGTGCCAAAGCTGAGGGAAATACAGGCCCTCTGAGGCTACGCAAAGTTTTCTGGGCAGCTagcacccagaaaactgtccccacttacctggtgcctccactgtctgccaccatggatggtggaggcaccaggtaagccccccccccacttacctgctccaccatccaccaccactgccatcttTGCGTCTAGCAGTTTCAACTGCCACCAATGCATAAGACCGGAAGTAGGCCATGCCTACTTCCCATCTTATGCatcggtggcagtggaagccgccggacacaaaggtgatggtgatggagcaggtaagccccctcctccaTTCCCCACTTAACAGCTCTACTGCCACCACCATCTTTGCGTCTggcagctgccactgccaccgaCGCATAAGTCTGGAAGTAGGCCGCATGGCCTACTTCCCATTTATGGATCGGTGGTGGCGGCAGAGcaggaaagcccccctcccccttaactgCTCCACCACCCActggagggggggttacctgttCTGCCGCCACCGTCTTTGCATACAGCGGCTGCCACGGCCACCGacacataagacaggaagtacttcctgtcttatgtgtcagcggcagtggaagctgccaaaCACAAAGGCAGTGGCGGCAGaacaggtaaccccccctcccattccccacttacctgctcctctGTTGCTGCCCTTTcgtctggcggcttccactgccgctgATGCATAAGACCTGAATTAGGCCGCACGgtctacttcctgtcttatgcatcAGCGGCAGTGGAAGCAATCCTTAttgtgtctattcaaaagtaagccccattgagttcactggtacttactcccaagtaagtgagtagaggattgcaacctaaataaaTCGTTAGTGCCTGTGCTTAATTTCTCATTTCAAATTCAGCAATTTCATGCTGGAGTCTCCTTTGGAAATGTCAGTGTTGTAGAACAGCACACTCCAGGCCATTAGAAAAAGTGTCTTGGGAGACTGAAATGTTCTCCCTTTGATTTTTGAACATTGTCATACTGATCTGATGTCAGATTTCTTATTTTGCATAGAGCCCTGCAAGAACTAATACTAATTCagaaattttattatatttattgagGTCTACATAGAGACCAATGGTTATTTGACCCTCTACACTTGTTAATGACCATAGGCACAAAGGTGAAAGGGAGTTATCTATACCAACCACTCATAGCTTTGAGACCCAAAGACAGAGAGGAGAACCTCTTCGGGCCTTGTCTGGCTCACATATCTAATATTCTGGGGCTGGGGGAGTTGTGACTCAGGGGAGCCTCCCCACCACTCTAGAAAAAGTGTGGCCAGATGGCATGGATGCAATCAGTGCACGGTTTGTGACTCCGTGCAGGATCACGGTTATCCTCACCTAAGGAGAAGTTTTCAGGCATTTCTTGCTGAAATCAGCAGTTTTCCCTAAAGACCGGAAATCTATTGCAGATTTCCTTTCTTATGGTTAATCGAGCAGTGGCTCTATTTATCCCACATCCAGCCTGAGGCCTCTTTATTCTGGGTGTGGGTGCAATTTATATTATCTGACAGAGCAATGAGAAAGCTGTTGTCAATGATTGAGACACCCAACCAGACTTGATTTTTTATTTCGTTCCATTTGGTGAAATTTGGATCTCATTAATCCTGTGGGATTTCGGTGCATGGATGAATTAATTTCTCCCTCTTTTGGCTTCCTTCTTCACATGTCATTAAATGGAAGTTGTGACCTACAGAAATTCCCTTCGAAACATGAATCACCTGAAGGAGATTGTATAATCCCAAATTTGTGTTAGGTTACGTATGTTTATGTGCATCAGTAACATGCACTTCACCTTTGTCGAGACAAAAGCCAAATGCACTGGAATTGATGAACTACAGGACTTGATCAGTGATATATTTTAACAAATCTACCCTAGCTGTACTGCTACTAGTTGTCTGCTGCTTGCCTTGCATCAGGGTTTAACAACTTTTTGGCCCCAAGAGACATGTTGGGCAGCACCTGGGGAGCAGGGAGCCACTcatgcatgtatgtgtgcataCCCACACATGTGTGTTCATGCGCTTACACACATGTACATatgcacaaacatgcacacatacatgttTGTGCATgtagaagaaggaccgaggggacaggagcaggcagaagtaacatcggggcctgctcctgctggactcttccccccccccacagggcaaactgccatcttggccctgtggggaagaagaaggaccgaggggacaggagcaggcagaagtaacatcggggtctgctcctgctggactcttccccccccccacagggcaaactgccatcttggccctgtggggaagaagaaggaccgaggggacaggagcaggcagaagtaacatcggggcctgctcctgctggactctctctctctctctctctctctctctctctctctctctctctctcttctctctcctccctccctccctccttgactccttttccttgtgtgtcatgtctttattagattgtaaacctgagggcagggactgtcttttttgctaagtgtaagccgctccgagagccttttttggctgaggagcggggtataagtatgataaataaataaataaataaatacaaatgtacacacaaacaaacacatgagCTAAAGCTACCAAGAGATACATTTCTTTCCTCAGAAATCAGAGATAAaggaatctttctttctttctttcttttattg includes the following:
- the LOC134405309 gene encoding olfactory receptor 6N1-like, which gives rise to MKADNWTLVTEFIILGFPNIREVELLLFSLFLLMYLLMFVENIVIILVIRLDYRLHTPMYFFIGNLSSLDIGFTTVTVPKMLVNIATDSRTISIPGCFTQLYIFYFLGSAECFLLASMAYDRFLAICNPLHYTTLMNKRMCGWLAFGSWLGGFLAPVLPSAFLFRLPFCGSNVINHFFCDAPPMLKLSCKNIFEVEIINFIVGSLVLLTSFSFTIVTYVFIISTILHIPTSEGRKKAFSTCAVHLTIVIIFFGTTIFMYIRTKTIRAFDFNKVVSVFYSVITPVLNPIIYSLRNNDIKQAMKKVLLHRKGPMSK